A window from Shewanella livingstonensis encodes these proteins:
- a CDS encoding DUF1294 domain-containing protein — protein MSKFAWLMLLLIGAIWGAVQPWLAGVYGLINLLTFALYYRDKSAAKQGKWRVQESTLQFFALIGGWPAALLGQYHLRHKTQKSSFKRLLWCCIILNSAGISLLCYLLWHPLFDAYR, from the coding sequence ATGAGCAAATTTGCTTGGTTAATGTTACTGCTTATCGGCGCTATTTGGGGCGCTGTCCAGCCCTGGTTAGCTGGGGTATATGGTTTAATCAATCTGCTTACTTTTGCTTTGTATTACCGCGACAAATCAGCGGCTAAACAAGGAAAGTGGCGCGTACAAGAAAGTACCTTACAATTTTTTGCATTGATCGGCGGCTGGCCTGCAGCGCTACTTGGCCAGTATCACTTACGCCATAAAACCCAAAAGTCATCTTTTAAACGGCTTTTATGGTGTTGCATCATACTCAACAGTGCTGGAATTAGCTTATTGTGTTATCTGCTATGGCATCCGTTATTTGATGCATACCGTTAA
- a CDS encoding sensor domain-containing diguanylate cyclase: MINNQLASYEAYNISSDSFPCGALVTDPSRVITYVNSYFTNELLWKPGELIGKSADVILTHSSRIFFQSYLIPTLLHEKICQEMQLIIFNAQGLRIPITVNASLRDDGCIYWSFFNASKRDQLYDELIKTREILEQQAEKLKLLASTDELTELLNRREMKYRSALVLEQAARSHQSVGLLMLDIDHFKKINDTFGHLEGDRVLKELGKLLKEFCRQTDLVSRFGGEEFLIMLPDTSLSDTLVFCQRLHKSIEQIKVDDSLVTVSIGVSIGVSIGEDKISFTDLFTQADNAMYKAKTLGRNRTEVYAAYS, from the coding sequence ATGATAAATAACCAACTAGCGAGTTATGAAGCATATAACATCTCTTCTGATAGCTTTCCATGTGGCGCTTTAGTCACAGATCCTTCCAGAGTTATTACCTACGTAAATTCATATTTTACTAACGAGCTATTGTGGAAACCTGGTGAGCTTATCGGTAAAAGTGCTGATGTGATATTGACTCATTCATCAAGAATATTTTTTCAAAGTTATTTAATTCCAACACTTTTACATGAAAAAATATGTCAAGAAATGCAGCTGATAATATTTAATGCTCAAGGGCTGCGCATTCCGATTACGGTTAATGCAAGTTTACGTGATGATGGCTGTATTTATTGGAGTTTTTTCAATGCATCTAAAAGAGACCAACTTTATGATGAGTTAATAAAAACCAGAGAAATACTTGAACAGCAAGCGGAAAAACTAAAGCTACTTGCTTCAACCGATGAGTTAACTGAGTTGTTAAATCGCAGAGAAATGAAATACCGCAGTGCTTTAGTGCTTGAACAAGCGGCAAGATCTCATCAGTCGGTAGGTTTATTAATGCTAGATATTGATCATTTTAAAAAAATAAATGACACCTTTGGCCATCTAGAAGGTGACCGAGTTTTAAAGGAACTGGGTAAGTTATTAAAGGAATTCTGTCGACAAACCGATCTTGTGTCTCGTTTTGGTGGGGAGGAGTTTCTGATTATGTTACCCGATACCAGTCTGAGTGATACGTTAGTATTTTGCCAAAGGCTGCATAAGTCAATTGAGCAAATTAAAGTAGATGATAGCCTAGTGACTGTGAGTATTGGGGTTAGTATTGGGGTTAGTATTGGCGAAGATAAAATATCCTTTACAGACTTATTTACTCAAGCCGACAATGCGATGTACAAAGCGAAAACATTGGGTAGAAATAGAACCGAAGTTTATGCTGCATACTCTTGA
- a CDS encoding peroxiredoxin-like family protein, whose protein sequence is MLKTLLIATALTLTSLASVAKPIASDENNVMPLLNGHQIPAITLQDVDGKAVELSKLIAQKPTIFFFYRGGWCPFCNSQMGQLKAIEPKLIEMGFQLVGISPDTPEKMRASINDQKLDYLLLSDTSMAASQAFGLAYYTSADITKKYTASLAVTNELFTTPQGEKRLVLPVPAVYMADKSGLIHFQYVNPNYKVRPAPELILTAAELLVKP, encoded by the coding sequence ATGTTAAAAACTCTGCTTATCGCCACTGCGCTCACGCTAACTAGCCTAGCCAGTGTGGCTAAACCCATTGCCAGTGACGAAAATAATGTCATGCCGCTACTTAATGGTCACCAAATACCTGCCATTACCTTGCAAGACGTTGATGGTAAAGCGGTTGAATTAAGTAAGCTTATCGCTCAAAAACCAACGATATTTTTCTTTTATCGTGGCGGTTGGTGTCCATTTTGTAATTCGCAAATGGGTCAATTAAAAGCAATTGAACCTAAACTAATTGAAATGGGCTTTCAGTTAGTAGGGATTTCACCTGACACGCCAGAAAAAATGCGCGCATCAATCAACGATCAAAAACTCGATTATTTACTGCTATCAGACACGTCAATGGCAGCATCGCAAGCTTTTGGTTTAGCCTATTACACCAGCGCAGATATCACAAAAAAATATACTGCAAGCTTAGCGGTGACTAATGAGCTATTTACCACTCCCCAGGGTGAAAAGCGTTTAGTATTACCGGTGCCGGCTGTCTATATGGCAGATAAAAGTGGGTTAATTCATTTTCAATATGTGAATCCAAACTACAAGGTTCGCCCTGCGCCAGAGCTCATTTTAACCGCTGCTGAGTTACTCGTTAAACCTTAG
- a CDS encoding aminopeptidase P family protein — protein sequence MSNIIATRLNAIRQQLEINQIDAFIIPRADEYLGEYVPARNERLHWATGFTGSAGMAIVLKDRAAIFTDGRYTVQVRQQVDGNLFEYLSLHDDPQIDWLIDTLPAGASVGIDSRLHTLAWYQQTKTQLDKAEINVVEVDTNPIDVSWIDRPAPSASTMTLFSHQGAGRNSIEKRQQIGQLVKKQGADIALIAALDSCCWLLNIRGNDVPRFPVILGCGLLSANGDMTFFTDLAKVPQNIAEHVGAGVSFEDEAELATVLVQMKGVKLLADPHSANAYSQLLAQKGGAKLIIGTDPVALPKAQKNSAELAGMRACHIRDGAAVSRFLAWLDSQVEQNIMHDEAQLADKLESFRLQDPLYREPSFDTISATGANAAMCHYNHNNGTPSTMAMNSIYLVDSGAQYLDGTTDVTRTIAIGKVTDEQKKMVTLVLKGHIALDTARFPKGTSGVQLDAFARQYLWQHGFDYDHGTGHGVGHFLSVHEGPQRIGKNVNGVALLPGMVLSNEPGYYRADGFGIRIENLVTVQHCQALQGAEREMYEFDVLTHIPMDVRLIDKSLLTDFEVNWFNQYQQKVRQTLAPLMQGDELAWLNRVTVAI from the coding sequence ATGTCTAATATTATTGCTACGCGCCTTAATGCTATTCGCCAACAACTTGAAATTAATCAAATCGATGCATTTATCATTCCCCGCGCAGACGAATATTTAGGTGAGTACGTCCCAGCCCGTAATGAGCGTTTACATTGGGCCACTGGTTTTACCGGCTCTGCAGGCATGGCAATTGTGCTAAAAGACCGTGCAGCAATATTTACCGACGGCCGTTACACCGTGCAAGTACGCCAACAGGTAGACGGTAATTTATTTGAGTACTTAAGCCTGCATGACGACCCACAAATTGACTGGCTAATCGACACCTTACCTGCTGGTGCCAGCGTCGGTATCGACAGCCGCTTGCATACGCTTGCTTGGTATCAACAAACTAAAACGCAATTGGATAAAGCCGAAATTAATGTCGTCGAAGTCGATACCAACCCAATTGATGTCAGTTGGATAGATCGCCCTGCACCATCTGCATCTACAATGACATTATTTAGTCATCAAGGCGCGGGACGTAATAGCATCGAAAAACGTCAACAAATTGGTCAATTAGTGAAAAAACAAGGCGCTGATATCGCCCTTATTGCCGCCTTGGATTCATGCTGTTGGTTGCTGAATATCCGTGGTAATGATGTGCCTCGCTTCCCTGTTATCCTAGGTTGCGGACTATTATCAGCCAATGGCGACATGACCTTTTTTACCGATTTAGCCAAAGTACCGCAAAACATTGCCGAACACGTTGGCGCAGGCGTTAGCTTTGAAGATGAAGCTGAGCTGGCAACGGTATTGGTACAAATGAAGGGGGTGAAATTATTAGCCGACCCACATTCTGCCAACGCTTACTCGCAGTTACTGGCACAAAAAGGCGGTGCTAAACTGATTATTGGTACCGATCCGGTAGCACTACCTAAAGCACAAAAAAATAGCGCAGAATTAGCCGGAATGCGTGCGTGTCATATTCGTGATGGCGCAGCCGTGAGCCGTTTTTTAGCCTGGTTAGACAGCCAAGTTGAGCAAAATATCATGCATGATGAAGCGCAACTGGCTGACAAGTTAGAAAGCTTTAGATTACAAGACCCACTGTACCGCGAGCCAAGCTTTGACACCATTTCAGCTACCGGTGCCAATGCCGCCATGTGCCATTACAATCACAATAATGGCACGCCAAGCACCATGGCCATGAACAGTATTTACTTGGTCGATTCTGGCGCTCAATATCTTGATGGCACCACCGATGTTACCCGCACCATTGCTATTGGTAAGGTGACCGACGAGCAAAAGAAAATGGTGACCTTAGTATTAAAAGGTCATATTGCTTTAGACACGGCACGTTTTCCTAAAGGCACTTCTGGTGTACAACTCGATGCCTTTGCACGCCAATATTTATGGCAACACGGTTTTGATTATGACCACGGCACAGGCCATGGCGTCGGCCACTTTTTAAGTGTGCACGAAGGCCCACAACGTATTGGCAAAAACGTCAATGGCGTGGCACTTTTACCTGGCATGGTGTTGTCGAACGAGCCGGGTTATTACCGCGCCGACGGTTTTGGTATTCGCATTGAAAACCTGGTAACTGTACAACATTGCCAAGCGCTACAAGGTGCTGAGCGTGAAATGTACGAGTTTGATGTATTAACTCATATTCCAATGGATGTACGCTTAATCGATAAATCATTGTTAACTGATTTTGAGGTGAACTGGTTCAATCAATATCAACAAAAGGTCCGTCAAACCTTAGCGCCATTAATGCAAGGTGACGAACTAGCTTGGCTGAATAGAGTCACTGTAGCGATTTAA
- a CDS encoding M24 family metallopeptidase, with amino-acid sequence MTIGVGGISPQQALAALTNMTEGVVAVSEDEFNRRIQHAQRLMAQHGLDAIYVNAGTNLYYFTGTRWFSSERMVGAIIPAVGEVQYIAPAFELDTLQGYMTIKGQVNTWHEDESPFKLFADVLDNIGLKQAKIGIDESTAFFISDGISQASPQHRFLSATTVTAGCRMIKSIAELALMQRAKDMTLEVHKATASILREGITTAEVEDFINQAHYAVGAPKGSYFCIVLFGEDTAYPHGVKSPKALALNDTVLIDTGCQLHGYNSDITRTYVFGEPNDRQRQLWQLEQDAQIAAFDAAQIGTSCSSVDAAARKVLEAAGFGPDYNVPGLPHRTGHGIGLDIHEWPYLVRNDITPLAVGMCFSNEPMLCVPGEFGIRHEDHFYMTAQGPKWFTAPAKSIDDPFYLA; translated from the coding sequence ATGACAATCGGTGTCGGCGGTATTAGCCCGCAACAAGCATTAGCAGCACTAACCAATATGACCGAGGGCGTAGTAGCGGTAAGTGAGGATGAATTTAATCGACGAATTCAACATGCACAACGATTGATGGCACAACATGGTTTAGATGCAATCTATGTTAATGCGGGAACTAATTTGTATTATTTTACCGGTACTCGTTGGTTTTCTAGTGAACGGATGGTGGGGGCAATTATTCCTGCCGTGGGTGAGGTGCAATATATTGCGCCCGCTTTTGAACTTGATACCTTGCAGGGATATATGACCATTAAAGGCCAAGTGAATACTTGGCATGAAGATGAGAGCCCATTTAAACTATTTGCCGATGTGTTAGATAATATTGGCTTAAAACAAGCAAAGATTGGTATTGATGAGTCAACTGCCTTTTTTATTAGTGATGGCATTTCCCAAGCGTCACCACAACATCGTTTTTTAAGTGCAACAACCGTGACGGCCGGATGTAGGATGATTAAGTCTATTGCAGAGTTAGCTTTAATGCAGCGTGCAAAAGATATGACCCTTGAAGTGCATAAAGCCACCGCCAGTATCTTACGCGAGGGTATCACCACCGCTGAAGTAGAAGACTTTATTAACCAAGCTCATTATGCTGTGGGCGCGCCTAAAGGTTCTTATTTTTGTATCGTATTATTTGGCGAAGATACCGCTTATCCGCATGGGGTTAAATCACCTAAAGCATTAGCATTAAATGATACTGTATTGATTGATACAGGTTGCCAGTTACACGGCTACAACTCAGATATTACCCGTACTTATGTGTTTGGTGAGCCAAATGATCGCCAACGTCAGTTGTGGCAACTTGAGCAAGATGCGCAAATTGCGGCATTTGATGCAGCTCAAATTGGCACCTCTTGTAGCTCTGTCGATGCGGCTGCCCGCAAAGTGTTAGAAGCTGCAGGCTTTGGCCCCGATTATAACGTGCCGGGTTTACCTCATCGCACCGGCCATGGCATTGGCTTAGACATTCATGAATGGCCATATTTGGTCCGCAATGATATTACGCCATTAGCGGTTGGCATGTGCTTTAGTAACGAGCCTATGTTATGTGTGCCAGGCGAGTTTGGTATCCGTCATGAAGATCATTTTTACATGACAGCGCAAGGACCAAAGTGGTTTACTGCACCAGCGAAATCGATTGACGATCCGTTTTATCTAGCATGA
- a CDS encoding FKBP-type peptidyl-prolyl cis-trans isomerase, with product MRMILAIVVIAGVIFYFFTQSNNQKAAKENIEKGKIFLADNAKREGVIQTLSGLQYEVLVNSEKTEEHPSAKSKVTVHYHGTLIDGTVFDSSVDRGETISFGLNQVIAGWTEGVQLMTIGDKFRFYVPSQLAYGNRSSGKIEGGSVLIFDVELFEIN from the coding sequence ATGCGTATGATTTTGGCCATTGTGGTCATTGCGGGCGTTATTTTTTATTTTTTCACTCAATCTAACAATCAAAAAGCCGCAAAAGAGAATATTGAGAAAGGTAAGATTTTTTTAGCTGACAACGCCAAACGCGAAGGTGTTATACAAACCTTATCGGGCTTACAATATGAAGTGTTAGTGAATAGCGAAAAGACTGAAGAACACCCTAGCGCAAAAAGTAAAGTCACAGTGCATTATCATGGCACCTTGATTGACGGTACTGTATTTGACAGTTCAGTTGATCGCGGCGAAACCATTAGCTTTGGCTTAAATCAAGTGATTGCAGGTTGGACCGAAGGCGTTCAATTAATGACAATTGGTGATAAGTTCCGTTTCTATGTTCCTAGTCAATTGGCTTACGGTAATCGCTCAAGCGGAAAAATTGAAGGTGGCTCAGTGTTGATATTTGATGTTGAGTTATTTGAAATTAACTAA
- the purT gene encoding formate-dependent phosphoribosylglycinamide formyltransferase codes for MSIATTFGTANTSGTIKAMLLGCGELGKEVAIELQRYGIEVIGVDRYPNAPAMQIAHRFHVINMLDAKALKDVIELEQPDLVIPEIEAIATQTLVELEQQGLHVVPTANAAKLTMDREGIRRLAAETLSIPTSQYFFCDTLAAFEQAVTDIGIPCVVKPVMSSSGKGQSVIKSAQTIQQAWAYAQEGGRAGKGRVIVEAFIPFDYEITLLTISAVNGIHFCDPIGHRQEDGDYRESWQPQAMSAEVLHKAQVMSQRVVEALGGYGLFGVELFIRGDEVYFSEVSPRPHDTGLVTLISQDLSEFALHVRAILGLPISNIVQHGPSASAVILAEGTSTNIRYQGMAAALAPADTQLRLFGKPDIDGRRRLGVALARDNTVEQAVEKAKNVASHIKVLF; via the coding sequence ATGTCTATTGCTACTACATTTGGCACAGCAAATACTTCTGGCACGATTAAGGCGATGCTATTAGGTTGCGGTGAACTCGGCAAAGAAGTTGCCATTGAGCTACAACGTTACGGTATTGAAGTTATTGGAGTGGATCGCTATCCCAATGCCCCAGCAATGCAAATTGCCCATCGTTTTCATGTGATTAACATGCTGGATGCAAAAGCATTAAAAGACGTTATCGAGCTGGAGCAGCCAGATTTAGTGATTCCAGAAATTGAAGCTATTGCCACTCAAACGTTAGTGGAACTAGAGCAGCAAGGTTTGCATGTAGTGCCAACCGCTAACGCGGCTAAACTCACCATGGATCGTGAAGGTATTCGACGACTTGCGGCAGAAACGTTATCAATACCAACATCACAGTACTTTTTCTGTGACACTCTAGCTGCATTTGAACAGGCCGTTACCGACATTGGCATTCCATGCGTAGTTAAGCCAGTAATGAGTTCGTCTGGTAAAGGCCAGAGTGTGATTAAGTCAGCACAAACCATTCAGCAAGCATGGGCATATGCCCAAGAAGGCGGCCGAGCAGGTAAAGGACGAGTGATTGTTGAAGCTTTTATTCCATTTGATTACGAAATTACCTTACTGACGATTAGCGCCGTAAATGGCATTCATTTTTGCGATCCCATTGGCCATAGACAAGAAGATGGCGATTATCGTGAATCGTGGCAACCCCAGGCGATGTCGGCTGAGGTATTACACAAGGCACAAGTGATGAGCCAACGAGTTGTTGAGGCATTAGGTGGATATGGACTCTTTGGTGTTGAGCTATTTATTCGTGGTGATGAAGTGTATTTTTCTGAAGTGTCGCCAAGGCCACACGATACTGGTTTAGTGACCTTAATCAGCCAGGATTTATCTGAGTTTGCCTTGCATGTACGTGCGATTTTAGGCTTACCAATAAGCAATATTGTGCAGCATGGTCCTAGTGCTTCTGCGGTTATTCTTGCTGAGGGCACATCAACCAATATCCGTTACCAGGGTATGGCAGCCGCTTTAGCGCCCGCCGACACTCAATTACGCTTATTTGGTAAGCCAGACATTGATGGTCGCCGTCGCTTAGGTGTGGCGCTAGCCCGCGATAACACGGTAGAACAAGCAGTCGAAAAAGCAAAAAACGTTGCCAGCCATATCAAGGTATTGTTTTAA
- a CDS encoding alpha/beta fold hydrolase: MVNSNGVLARNNVKIMGHGSKTLVLAHGFGCDQNMWRFLTPELAKQFTIVLFDYVGSGASDISQYSKRRYGQLEGYAEDIIEVCAALHLSDAIFIGHSVSSIIGAIAAIQKPKLFSKLIMICPSPCFLNFPPEYLGGFEKEDLQELLNLMDKNYIGWANYLAPLVMGATNSDDLIGELSGSFCSTDPVIAKNFAEATFLSDYRYLLKEIQQPSLILQSENDALASIFVGKFVASEITHSTLHVIAAEGHCLHMTHPEAIMDLIIEYAK; the protein is encoded by the coding sequence ATGGTAAATTCGAATGGAGTTCTTGCTCGCAATAATGTGAAAATAATGGGTCACGGTAGTAAAACGTTGGTGCTTGCTCATGGATTTGGATGTGATCAAAACATGTGGCGCTTTTTAACCCCAGAATTAGCAAAGCAGTTTACTATTGTACTATTTGATTATGTTGGATCTGGTGCTTCTGATATCTCCCAATACAGCAAAAGACGTTATGGCCAACTTGAAGGATATGCTGAAGACATTATCGAAGTATGCGCAGCATTACACTTGTCGGATGCCATTTTTATCGGCCATTCGGTGAGTAGTATTATTGGCGCAATCGCTGCGATTCAAAAACCTAAGTTATTTTCTAAGTTAATAATGATATGCCCTTCACCATGCTTTTTAAATTTTCCACCTGAGTATTTAGGCGGTTTTGAAAAAGAAGATTTGCAAGAACTGTTGAATCTAATGGATAAAAACTATATTGGTTGGGCTAATTATTTAGCACCGTTAGTGATGGGAGCAACAAATTCGGATGATTTAATCGGGGAGTTATCAGGCAGCTTTTGTTCTACCGATCCGGTGATTGCTAAAAACTTTGCAGAAGCCACTTTCTTATCTGATTATCGTTACCTTTTAAAAGAGATTCAACAACCGTCATTAATTTTACAAAGTGAAAATGATGCGCTGGCTTCAATATTTGTTGGCAAGTTTGTGGCCAGTGAGATAACTCATAGTACCCTTCACGTTATCGCTGCTGAAGGCCATTGTCTGCATATGACGCATCCCGAAGCCATTATGGATTTAATAATAGAATATGCGAAATAA
- a CDS encoding DEAD/DEAH box helicase, giving the protein MKFESFSFAPEILRAIAECGYQSMTPIQQQAIPAIRRGEDVLASAQTGTGKTAAFALPILQRMCDNPKETMPSNTRTLILTPTRELAAQVADNITAYSKHLNLTVLTIYGGVKIETQSQKLKRGADVIVATPGRLLEHIVACNLSLSNVEFLVLDEADRMLDMGFSADIKKILQAVNKKRQNMLFSATFSTEVKKLANDMLDKPKVITVDKQNTAADTVSQVVYPVEQRRKRELISELIGTKNWQQVLVFTATRDAADKLVKELNLDGIPSGVVHGEKAQGSRRRALREFVEGKIRVLVATEVAARGLDIKNLEYVVNYDLPFLAEDYVHRIGRTGRAGKTGVAISFVSREEERTLADIEKLIGQQIRRITVPGYEVGSREVLLKQIEKRRSFAKKQQRGDNAGAQMIAEKNMDGRRVKVGKVSSTVKYKKIK; this is encoded by the coding sequence ATGAAATTCGAATCTTTTAGCTTCGCCCCAGAAATATTACGCGCGATCGCTGAGTGCGGTTATCAATCTATGACGCCAATTCAACAACAAGCGATCCCAGCAATCCGTCGTGGTGAAGACGTCCTAGCTAGCGCTCAAACAGGTACCGGTAAAACTGCAGCATTTGCATTGCCTATATTACAAAGAATGTGCGACAACCCAAAAGAGACGATGCCGTCTAATACTCGCACTTTAATTCTTACGCCTACCCGTGAGCTAGCAGCGCAAGTTGCCGACAACATTACTGCTTACAGTAAACACCTCAACTTAACCGTATTAACCATTTATGGTGGCGTTAAAATTGAGACTCAGTCGCAGAAACTTAAACGCGGTGCTGACGTTATTGTGGCAACGCCTGGGCGTTTACTTGAACACATAGTGGCATGTAATTTAAGTTTGTCTAATGTTGAGTTTTTAGTCCTTGATGAAGCCGATCGTATGCTTGATATGGGCTTTAGTGCCGATATTAAAAAGATCCTTCAAGCAGTAAACAAAAAGCGTCAAAACATGTTGTTCTCAGCGACCTTCTCTACTGAGGTTAAAAAGCTGGCCAATGACATGCTTGATAAGCCTAAAGTGATTACGGTTGATAAACAAAATACTGCTGCTGACACCGTTAGTCAGGTGGTGTATCCGGTTGAACAGCGTCGTAAGCGTGAATTAATATCTGAGCTTATTGGTACCAAAAACTGGCAACAAGTATTGGTGTTCACTGCGACTCGTGACGCTGCAGATAAATTAGTTAAAGAGCTGAACTTAGATGGTATTCCATCAGGTGTCGTTCATGGCGAGAAAGCACAAGGCAGCCGTCGTCGTGCACTGCGTGAATTCGTTGAAGGCAAAATTCGCGTATTAGTGGCTACCGAAGTTGCTGCTCGTGGTCTTGATATTAAAAATCTTGAATACGTTGTTAACTATGACCTACCCTTTTTAGCTGAAGATTATGTCCATCGTATTGGCCGTACCGGTCGTGCGGGTAAAACCGGCGTCGCGATATCATTTGTGAGCCGTGAAGAAGAACGTACTCTAGCGGATATCGAAAAACTCATCGGCCAACAAATTCGTCGTATCACAGTACCTGGTTATGAAGTTGGTAGCCGAGAAGTACTGCTTAAGCAAATTGAAAAGCGTCGTAGCTTTGCCAAAAAACAACAACGCGGCGATAACGCTGGCGCGCAAATGATTGCTGAGAAAAACATGGATGGTCGTCGTGTTAAAGTCGGTAAAGTAAGCAGCACAGTAAAATACAAAAAGATTAAATAA
- a CDS encoding DUF418 domain-containing protein, with amino-acid sequence MGNSFFGYAPHEVQPTSDIVIAILSNFFLEGRFFSLFAMLFGVGILIQYQRQQTNIAMTCKIQKNQRIKCRQYWLIIFGIIHAIFIFPGDILLSYGVAGLLAFRYITLSADELIRKAKWFIFLSLIPIALISLMPDEQVYLRDSAFFIEQLSAWTGSYTQQLTLHLNLLAYMLAVIPLTLMWFIAGLMLLGMALYKRNIFIDGLDNKTLWQCVFWAIILSSFDSLLSLSGKPMWQAISDLLLWFSAIATALIYIHIIVKYCQNTPHRLKLLQNVGKLAFSLYILQSIVGIVLLRYITPDWLYSLDRIGYLSIAIIYSVLQLLMADIYLRRFNQGPLEKLWRALVSRTS; translated from the coding sequence ATGGGTAATAGTTTTTTTGGTTATGCTCCCCATGAAGTTCAACCGACTTCAGATATTGTCATAGCCATTCTAAGTAACTTTTTCTTAGAAGGTCGTTTTTTTAGTCTATTTGCAATGTTATTTGGTGTGGGAATATTAATTCAATATCAACGCCAGCAGACGAATATTGCTATGACCTGCAAAATACAAAAAAATCAACGAATAAAGTGCCGTCAGTATTGGTTAATTATCTTTGGGATCATCCACGCCATATTTATATTTCCTGGCGATATATTATTATCTTATGGTGTGGCAGGTTTATTAGCTTTTCGCTATATAACACTCAGTGCAGATGAGTTAATTCGCAAAGCTAAATGGTTTATTTTTTTATCATTAATCCCAATTGCACTTATTTCATTGATGCCAGACGAGCAAGTTTATTTGCGTGACTCGGCATTCTTCATCGAGCAACTCTCAGCTTGGACAGGCAGCTACACACAACAACTCACCCTACATTTAAACTTATTGGCTTATATGTTAGCGGTGATCCCCTTAACCCTAATGTGGTTTATTGCTGGCCTAATGTTATTGGGAATGGCGTTATATAAACGCAATATTTTTATCGATGGCTTGGACAATAAAACCCTGTGGCAATGCGTATTTTGGGCAATAATATTATCATCATTCGATTCACTATTAAGTCTTAGTGGTAAGCCGATGTGGCAAGCGATATCAGATCTATTGTTGTGGTTTAGCGCTATTGCAACAGCATTAATATACATCCATATTATTGTAAAATATTGCCAAAACACTCCGCATAGACTGAAACTACTGCAAAACGTTGGTAAGTTGGCATTTAGTTTATACATTCTCCAATCAATTGTAGGTATTGTACTATTACGCTATATAACACCTGACTGGCTGTACTCGCTAGACCGCATAGGTTATCTGTCAATCGCCATAATCTATAGTGTGTTACAGTTATTAATGGCCGATATATATTTACGGAGATTTAACCAAGGTCCATTAGAAAAACTGTGGCGAGCATTAGTCTCCCGCACAAGTTAA